In Geminicoccaceae bacterium, a single window of DNA contains:
- a CDS encoding histidine phosphatase family protein, translating into MQIYLFRHGETVWNRQRRMQGRLDSPLTGRGVDQARAYGRTLSGILDDPHAFDLLASPLGRAWQSAVLLCEGVGRDPDNIVHDPLLVEMTWGDWDGMTAAEIEARDPELWQARIDDRFNVAPPGGGETQADILRRAARWLESVRHRQRLIAVCHGALGRAIRCAYLGEPPERMLEMTEPQDAFHLLSDGAIRQIECSGTATG; encoded by the coding sequence ATGCAAATCTATCTGTTCCGCCATGGCGAGACCGTGTGGAACCGCCAGCGGCGCATGCAGGGCCGGCTCGATTCACCGCTTACCGGGCGCGGTGTCGACCAGGCGCGGGCGTATGGACGTACGCTTTCGGGCATTCTCGACGATCCCCATGCGTTCGACCTGCTGGCAAGCCCCCTCGGCCGGGCGTGGCAGTCGGCGGTGCTCCTGTGCGAGGGCGTGGGGCGCGATCCGGACAACATCGTTCACGATCCGCTGCTTGTCGAAATGACATGGGGGGACTGGGACGGCATGACGGCCGCCGAGATCGAGGCGCGCGACCCCGAGCTCTGGCAGGCCCGCATCGACGACCGTTTCAATGTCGCTCCGCCCGGCGGTGGCGAAACCCAGGCCGACATCCTTCGCCGGGCTGCCCGCTGGCTCGAATCGGTCAGGCATCGCCAGAGGCTTATCGCCGTCTGTCACGGTGCCCTCGGCCGCGCCATCCGCTGCGCCTATCTGGGCGAACCGCCCGAGCGCATGCTGGAAATGACCGAACCCCAGGACGCCTTCCACCTGCTGAGCGATGGCGCGATACGACAAATCGAATGTTCAGGCACCGCAACTGGCTGA